The Desulfoplanes formicivorans genome window below encodes:
- a CDS encoding DUF364 domain-containing protein, giving the protein MSPTIRTRLKENALSLAQDRTVADVRIGLGYTAVQLDNGQTGVACTFHKDAKGGCTVFQGLRPLKGTPAAKVLTMLDATDPIASAVAIATSNALTNTPSPDMTTGDILENITLYPDDHVGMVGFFAPVIPKLKERTGRLDIFEKQDRGPGTLPADAARDILPSCQVAVITSTSIINHTVDDLLNACTNCREVIMLGASTPLLPTVFARTPVTVLSGIIVTQPENILQIVSEGGGMQLFKKNIHKVNCRVQK; this is encoded by the coding sequence ATGTCACCAACCATCAGAACACGACTCAAGGAAAACGCACTTTCCCTGGCTCAGGACCGTACCGTGGCGGATGTGCGTATCGGACTCGGTTACACGGCCGTCCAATTGGACAACGGACAAACAGGCGTTGCCTGCACCTTTCACAAGGATGCCAAGGGCGGATGCACCGTGTTCCAGGGTCTGCGCCCCCTCAAGGGCACACCCGCAGCCAAGGTCCTGACCATGCTGGATGCCACCGATCCCATTGCATCGGCCGTGGCCATTGCCACAAGTAACGCCCTGACCAACACCCCTTCCCCGGACATGACCACCGGAGATATCCTGGAAAACATTACCCTCTACCCCGACGATCATGTGGGCATGGTGGGTTTTTTCGCACCGGTCATTCCCAAACTCAAAGAACGCACAGGTCGGCTGGACATTTTCGAGAAACAGGACCGCGGTCCAGGCACCCTGCCTGCGGACGCAGCCAGGGACATCCTGCCCTCATGCCAGGTGGCCGTCATCACTTCCACATCCATTATCAATCATACGGTTGACGATCTCCTCAACGCCTGCACCAACTGCCGGGAGGTGATCATGCTCGGGGCATCCACACCGCTTCTTCCGACTGTTTTTGCCCGGACACCGGTCACCGTGCTTTCGGGAATCATTGTCACCCAGCCGGAGAATATCCTGCAAATCGTCAGTGAAGGAGGCGGAATGCAGCTGTTCAAAAAAAACATCCACAAGGTGAATTGCCGCGTGCAAAAGTAA